From the genome of Arthrobacter sp. SLBN-122:
GACAGCCCCGGGGCTGACCCGCCGGCGTAGTCGCCCCAGCCGTCGCGGCGGACCCGCGTGTATTGTCCGGTGCGGATCACCACGATGTCGCCCCGGCCCACTGTTGCGCTGGGGCCCTGGAGTTCTATGGTCCGCTGGAGGTGTTCCGGGGTGACGGCGAATCCGTCCGGCAGCTCGCCGTCGTTCCTTCCCAGATCGGGGCCCAGCGCCCGGCCGACGTCGAGCAGCACGCCCCGGGTGACGATCTTGGCGGCGGCCGTCTCGATGCCCGTGACCAAGTCTCCCTCGGAGGTCACCACGTCACCTGCGGCGCGGCCGTTCCACGCTTTGCCTTGATCGAAGATGTGGCCCAGGCCGTCCCACTGGGTGGAGCACTGCAGGGGCATGGCGATTACGTCGTCCGCGCCGCCGAAGCCGTGTGGGAAGCCCTGGTTGCCGCGTTCGGCGTCCACCCCGGTGTCCGTCATGGTGTGCACCGGGTTGGTGCGGCGGCGCCAGCCCTTCTGCGGTCCATTTGTATCGAATGGCTGGGACAGCGAGAACGCCTCACCGGTCTTCACCAGGGCCGCTGCCTCGATCCGCTTGGCGGCGTCGATGAAGTTCAGGGTGCCCAGGACGTCGTCCCGGCCCCAGCGGCCCCAGTTGTTGTGTGCTTCGGCCATGGCCCGGATGCTGCCGAGCGGATCCTCACGCCGGATGACCGGGGAATCAGTTGATTCCCCGGTGCCGGTGGTCAATGCCGTGTCCTGGGTGGTCACTGGACTTCGTCCTTGCAGTGGATGAGCTGGGTGCCAAGGCCCGTGATGGTGCCCTCCATGACGTCCCCGTCCTGGAGCAACCGGCCCCAGTGCTGGCCGTTGCCCGCGGGGCTGCCGGTAAGCACCAGGTCGCCGGGGCGCAGCGGCATGATTTGGGACGCTTCGCTCACCAGCTTGGCCACGCCAAAGATCATGTCCGAGGTGGATTCGTCCTGCATGGCCTTGCCGTTGAGCTTCAGGGTCACCTGGACGTCCTGCGGGTCGCCGACGAACTTGGCGGGCACCAACAGCGGCCCGGTGGGCAGGAAGCCCGGGGCGTTCTTGGCGCGGTACCAGTCCGATCCAATGGCGGGCATGTCTTTGCGGAAGACGTACTCGCGGGTGGTGATGTCGTTGACCATGGTGTAACCGAACACGTACTCGAGGGCCTCCTCGGGGGTCACCCGGAACGCTGTCTTTCCGATCACTGCCGCCAGTTCCAGTTCCCAGTCGTGTGACGTGGAGTAGGACGGCAGGGTGAGGTCGTCCGTGGCGGAAGCGATCGCCGTCGGGAGTCCGATGAAGAAGTACGGCGTGCCCTGGCCTGCGCGCTTGTCCATCATGGCGGCCGTCTTGGCTCGCACTTCTTCCTCGTCCTCACCGGGTTCGCGGTGGGCTGCGGCGAGGTCGATGACGTGCTTGCGGTAGTTCGCGCCGGTCTGCAGGACCTGGGCAGGCTCCACCGGGGCAAGGATTTCGACGGCGGCACGCGCCAGGCCGGTGTCCTTATCTGCGGAGGTGGCCAGGCTGTCCAAATGGGGTTCGGTGGTTTCCCAGTGTTCGATCAGGGAGTTGACGTCCCCGTCCAGCGGCAGGACTCGGTCTCCGACCAGCAGGCCGGCGCGGGCTTTGCTGTCGCCGGGCTCCTGGAAGCGGATCAGGGCATATGTCGCTTCAGGCATATCTTTCTAGCCCCGTCCCTGCTTGGCGTACGGGTTCAGGAGGGCTTCCTTCATCTCGGGGGATGCACCTTCCTCAGTGGCGGTGAAGCCTTCGGCCGGCGGGAAGGATTCGGTCATGGAGTGCGGCATGGCGCCGTTCTTGTAGAAGTTGTTGGAACCGAGTGAGGGCTTCCAGGTGTTGGCTTCCCAGTCCGGGACGTAGTTGCGGTAGCCGCCGGAGTTGAGCTCGACGCGCAGCCCGGACGGGTCGCGGAAGTAGAGGAAGTTTTGCTCGCCCACGCCGTGGATGGAGGGGCCGTATTCCATAGGGGTCCCGTTTTCCATCATGACGTCAGCGGTACGGAGCAGGTCTTCGGTGGCATCTACCCAGAAGGCGATGTGGTTGACGCGGCCGGGGCGGCTGGAGGTGTCAAGGACAACGCCTAGGTCGTGCGACTTTTCGTTGGTGGTCAGCACGGAGAACACGGTGATGGGCGCTTCGTCCAGGTCCACGAACGCCATGACGCGGAAACCGAGGGCCTCGTTGTACCACTTGGCGAAGCCGCGGACATCCGAGGAGGCAACGGTGACGTGGTCCAGGAAGCGGGGGGCAGCGGCGTGGCTGCTGCGGCGTTCCGGGCGGTCCGGGTAGGTGGACTCGAAGCCGGGCTCGGCCACGAACTTTTCCACGTCGTAGAACAGGCGCATGTGGTGGCCGTAAGGACCGGTGAATTCGTAGGCCTTGCCGTAGCCATGGCCGCCGGCGGTCCAGATGCCCTGCACGCCGGTGGCTTCGATGCGCTGGGCGGCTGCTTCAAGGGCTGCCTGTGAGTTGGTGCGCCAAGCCATCCGGCCCAGGGAAGCTTCCGGGCCTTCCGTGATAACGAGGCTGTAGCGGTAGTAGTCGCCCCAGCAGCGGAGGTAGACGTTGCCGTCCACGCGGTCGATGATGCGCATGCCGAACTTTTCCTCGTAGAACCGTGCCGAAGCTTCGACGTCCGGGGCGGTGATCTCGAGGTGGGCAAGATGGGAGAGCGGAGTTTCCACGTTGAAGTCCTTCTGGTTACTGGCTGCTGTTGGTTTGGTGCAGGTCCTGTAACCACTGTGAGGCACTTCATATATTCGGGGAAGACGACCTTTTCGATATCAACTATTTGTCACACCGATAGCGGCGGACTTCCGAAGTCAGGCGTCAGATCGATTGCTCCGTAAATGCCGTTCTGAGGGTTCAAAAGGACATCTACGGAGCAATCGATGGGGGTGCTACTACTCCTTACAGCTGTGGCACGCAGGGGCCGGTCCCCAGCAGGGCGAGCCCGGCGCGGTCACCCGCCGCGAAGTCTGTAACGCCCATGTTTTCGGCGTACATGAGTTGCGTCGGATCCTTAACATGGTCGAGGCCCAGGACGTGTCCCAGCTCGTGCATGATGACCGCGCGCACCTCTGCCGCACCCTGCGGCCGGCTGGCAAGGATATCGGCAAGATCAGGTGCGTCAAGGCGCACCTGGCCCGCGGCGAGGACCAGCGGCAGCAACGGCTGCCCGGCGGCCTGTGCGTAGCCGCTTCCGCCGAGTCCGGCAACGTCTCCCGCAAGGGCGTGACTTTCGTCAGGCGTCGACCAGGCGATCAGCACGGGCGCCCACCGCTTCCCATAGCGGTCAGGCTGGAATGCCTGTCGATCATCGCTGGGAGCCTCTGCAGTGGTTCCGTCATACACAAACTGCAGGCCGGATGCCTGGGAAGCTGCTGCTACTGCTTCCCGGATCAGGGTGTCTCCCCCCGCCAGGGCGTTGTCCGGCCGGACAACGTAATGGACCGGGCGGCACGGATCGTAAGCGACCAGGGGCTGGCCTGCTTTGGGTGACTCCTGCAGTACATAGGCAGTGGAGCCTGTGCTTGCCGGCGGGGTGCCCAGGGGCGAGGAAGCCGCCTCATACCCCGGTGGCGGGACTTTCGCTCCAGGGAGATAGGGAGCCGCAAGGGGAAGAATCACGCGGTCGAAAAGCGTCGGTGTGAAGTACAGGCACACAACGACGGCGATCCCGACTGTGGTTCTGAACCGTACCGACCGCCCGGCCGGACGCGGCTTCCTGTACCACCGGTGTGTCTTCTTCCGTTGCGTTGCGGTGGGCTCGGAACTCCGCCACGGTGCAGGCGTCGCGGCCTTGCCGAACGCCTCGTCGATGGCCCACTGGGGGATCCGCCCGCTGGGGGAACGCCGGACAGCAGGCGGTGCGAATTCACCGGAATTTTCTGGCCGCGTATTGCTGTTCTTCCCAAAGCCGGTCACCGGCATCCCCCTAAGCCCTGCCGCCCGCCGCCGGGCAACCCCATTAGCGTAGCGGCGGGCTGCCAGCCCTGGCACTGCAAAAGCGCAGGATTTCCGCAGGAATCGATTGCTCCGTAAATGCCGTTCTGAGCGTTCAAAAGGACATTTACGGAGCAATCGATGGGGGTGTCACTACTCCTTGCCCAGTCCCGCCGCGGACGTCTTCTCACCCGAGACGCTGTTGAGTGCCCGCAGGTCAAAGATCCCGTTGATGTCCGCCTGCTTTGTGGTGCCGGCAGTCACGCCGT
Proteins encoded in this window:
- a CDS encoding cyclase family protein, whose amino-acid sequence is MTTQDTALTTGTGESTDSPVIRREDPLGSIRAMAEAHNNWGRWGRDDVLGTLNFIDAAKRIEAAALVKTGEAFSLSQPFDTNGPQKGWRRRTNPVHTMTDTGVDAERGNQGFPHGFGGADDVIAMPLQCSTQWDGLGHIFDQGKAWNGRAAGDVVTSEGDLVTGIETAAAKIVTRGVLLDVGRALGPDLGRNDGELPDGFAVTPEHLQRTIELQGPSATVGRGDIVVIRTGQYTRVRRDGWGDYAGGSAPGLSFSTAPWLHRSEIAGVATDTWGFEVRPNEFEGAFQPLHQIAIPNLGLFLGEMWDPDGLAEACAADGRYDFLLTAAPLPITGAVGSPVNPIAVR
- a CDS encoding matrixin family metalloprotease, which codes for MILPLAAPYLPGAKVPPPGYEAASSPLGTPPASTGSTAYVLQESPKAGQPLVAYDPCRPVHYVVRPDNALAGGDTLIREAVAAASQASGLQFVYDGTTAEAPSDDRQAFQPDRYGKRWAPVLIAWSTPDESHALAGDVAGLGGSGYAQAAGQPLLPLVLAAGQVRLDAPDLADILASRPQGAAEVRAVIMHELGHVLGLDHVKDPTQLMYAENMGVTDFAAGDRAGLALLGTGPCVPQL
- a CDS encoding fumarylacetoacetate hydrolase family protein is translated as MPEATYALIRFQEPGDSKARAGLLVGDRVLPLDGDVNSLIEHWETTEPHLDSLATSADKDTGLARAAVEILAPVEPAQVLQTGANYRKHVIDLAAAHREPGEDEEEVRAKTAAMMDKRAGQGTPYFFIGLPTAIASATDDLTLPSYSTSHDWELELAAVIGKTAFRVTPEEALEYVFGYTMVNDITTREYVFRKDMPAIGSDWYRAKNAPGFLPTGPLLVPAKFVGDPQDVQVTLKLNGKAMQDESTSDMIFGVAKLVSEASQIMPLRPGDLVLTGSPAGNGQHWGRLLQDGDVMEGTITGLGTQLIHCKDEVQ
- a CDS encoding VOC family protein, translating into METPLSHLAHLEITAPDVEASARFYEEKFGMRIIDRVDGNVYLRCWGDYYRYSLVITEGPEASLGRMAWRTNSQAALEAAAQRIEATGVQGIWTAGGHGYGKAYEFTGPYGHHMRLFYDVEKFVAEPGFESTYPDRPERRSSHAAAPRFLDHVTVASSDVRGFAKWYNEALGFRVMAFVDLDEAPITVFSVLTTNEKSHDLGVVLDTSSRPGRVNHIAFWVDATEDLLRTADVMMENGTPMEYGPSIHGVGEQNFLYFRDPSGLRVELNSGGYRNYVPDWEANTWKPSLGSNNFYKNGAMPHSMTESFPPAEGFTATEEGASPEMKEALLNPYAKQGRG